From the genome of Lampris incognitus isolate fLamInc1 chromosome 17, fLamInc1.hap2, whole genome shotgun sequence:
GCCAGCACTCTAACTGAACAGATGAAAacagaacctgatggagagaAAAGTGGACTATCGGAACTAGTTAGTAACCGAGATCAAGATGATGATTTAGGAACTACCAGTGATGGTCAGCCCCTTTCCTCAGACTCCTATCAAAGTGAGGCTGAAGATAGTGATGATGGTTGTAGCAAGACTAGAGAACCACAGTCAAGTTTGGACACAACAGACAACACTGAAATAAATCATCAGAAGAAAACTATCAATTGCCCTGTCTGCGGTAAAGGGTTTTCTAGAAGAGGATGTATGCTGATGCACATGAATAAACATACAGATGAGAAAccctttagttgctcagtctgtggtaaagtgtTTTCTCGAAAAAATTATGTGCCTTTGcatatgagaatacatacaggggaGAAACCTTTTACATGCTCAGACTGCGGCAAAAGGTTTTCTCAAACAAGTAATTTACGCACGCACATGAGAATGCATAAAGGGGAGAAACCTTTTAGATGCTCAGACTGCGGCAAAAGGTTTTCTCGAATAGGTAATTTACATATACACCTGAGAGTACATACAATGGAGAAACCTTTTACATGCTCCGACTGTGGTAAAGGTTTTACTAGAAGAGCACATATGAATACACACATGATattacatacaggagagaagccttTTTGTTGCTCGGTCTGTGGGAAGAACTTTGCTTCAAAAGAAAGAATGCGGACTCACATGATcgtacatacaggagagaaacctttttATTGTTCAGTCTGTGGTGAAGCTTTTGCTAGAAAAGTTTATGTTACTACACACATGAGAAAACATACAGAGAAGAAACCTTGATGAGTGTTTGGTGAAGGTTTTAGTCAAAAGGCCAGTAAGAGGAAACATGATGTATCACAGAGAACAAAACGAGATTACTCGGCTCTTCTTatggaaacaaagaaaaaaaaatcatttgttcACATGCCATGATAAGATCATCATATGAATCTCTACATTGGACTAACCAATTGATCAAAGTGTAGCCTAAAAGTAGatgttgaatatatatatatattaaaaaaaatctttttttgttgttgttgcctaACAACAACAGGCAAAGGGAGTGCCGATGGAAAATATATTTGAAAAATAAAGAGATGATAATAAACTAGTGCTGGATGTGTTTGGTGTGCTACCGTGGTACAGAACAAACTCCATAAAGTGGAGAGGTTTCCAATGAGGCAGAGAGTAATCCATTTAGCTGATGAATTTGAATATGTTTATTCTAATGCAAATGAGATGAACACTATTTCCCTGTGGGTTAATTTGTCCCTGACATCTACTGACACCACATGCATgacccaatttaaaaaaaatattttttttgaatAATATGATATTCAAGCTCAAAGAAGAGACCTACTATATAGGTGCAAAAAGTCATCCAGACTGTTTGAGGGGCaggggtggaaaaaaaaaggaCACCAGCCGTATGCAGTGGGGCACCATTGCAGAGAGTGGTG
Proteins encoded in this window:
- the LOC130127108 gene encoding gastrula zinc finger protein XlCGF7.1-like; amino-acid sequence: MDLQQLLASEKEVPMVKQEWSPIWVQEVPEAPCVKEEEEELRTSREEEQLQRPEEACITNFPFTSVPVENCGKAFTRRAHMNKHMIIHTGKKPFCCSVCGKSFASRENMQDHMSIHTGEKPFSCSVCGKGFSRRGCMLMHMNKHTDEKPFSCSVCGKVFSRKNYVPLHMRIHTGEKPFTCSDCGKRFSQTSNLRTHMRMHKGEKPFRCSDCGKRFSRIGNLHIHLRVHTMEKPFTCSDCGKGFTRRAHMNTHMILHTGEKPFCCSVCGKNFASKERMRTHMIVHTGEKPFYCSVCGEAFARKVYVTTHMRKHTEKKP